One Priestia aryabhattai DNA segment encodes these proteins:
- a CDS encoding TVP38/TMEM64 family protein — MDFETLKHYLTLDGVLELLKQYQSFGIIPGLLLPILEAFIPILPLFAFVMANAAAFGLWLGFLISWVGSCVGSLLVFLIFRKYGQARFLHFISRHAQIRKIMIWVERHGFGPLFIMLCFPFTPSSAINVVAGLSRVSMAQFMLAVLAGKMVMIFMMSFIGADFVSFVKQPLKAVLVLVIIFVLWLVGKQIERRLNEKSKVKQYDK; from the coding sequence ATGGATTTTGAAACATTAAAGCATTATTTGACATTAGACGGCGTCCTCGAGTTATTAAAACAATATCAATCATTTGGAATCATTCCGGGACTGCTGTTGCCTATTTTAGAAGCGTTTATCCCCATCTTGCCGCTTTTTGCGTTTGTAATGGCCAATGCTGCTGCTTTTGGCTTATGGTTAGGTTTTTTAATTTCATGGGTTGGCAGCTGCGTTGGATCACTGCTTGTCTTTTTAATTTTTAGAAAATATGGACAGGCGAGGTTTTTGCATTTCATCAGCCGGCATGCGCAAATTCGAAAGATTATGATTTGGGTAGAAAGACACGGTTTCGGACCGCTGTTTATTATGCTTTGTTTCCCTTTTACCCCATCTTCGGCAATTAATGTAGTAGCAGGACTATCACGTGTCAGTATGGCTCAGTTTATGCTTGCTGTATTAGCTGGTAAAATGGTGATGATATTTATGATGAGCTTTATTGGGGCCGATTTTGTTTCATTTGTGAAACAGCCTCTAAAAGCAGTACTTGTTTTAGTCATTATTTTTGTCTTATGGCTTGTTGGAAAGCAAATTGAACGAAGATTAAATGAAAAATCTAAAGTGAAACAGTATGATAAATAG
- the fabG gene encoding 3-oxoacyl-ACP reductase FabG yields MRLKDKVAIITGAANGLGFEASRIFAQEGAKVAMVDYDAKAGEERAAQLKEEGGDVAFFQVNVADRDSVDAMVEEVVKRYSKIDILINNAGITKDGMLTKLSVENFQAVINVNLTGVFHCTQAVVPHMIAQGKGKIISTSSVSGVYGNVGQTNYAATKAGVVGMTKTWAKELGRKGINVNAVAPGFIETDMVKAMPDKIINQMKSTIPLQRLGQPSDIGYAYLYLASDESNYINGTTLHVDGGIMM; encoded by the coding sequence ATGAGATTAAAAGATAAAGTGGCAATTATTACTGGTGCAGCAAATGGATTAGGGTTCGAAGCTTCTCGAATTTTCGCACAAGAGGGTGCAAAGGTCGCTATGGTTGACTACGATGCAAAAGCGGGAGAAGAACGAGCAGCTCAGCTAAAAGAAGAAGGCGGAGATGTAGCATTCTTTCAAGTGAACGTAGCGGATCGAGACAGTGTAGATGCAATGGTAGAAGAAGTAGTGAAACGCTACTCTAAAATAGATATTTTAATTAACAATGCAGGTATCACCAAAGATGGAATGCTAACCAAATTATCAGTTGAAAATTTTCAAGCGGTAATTAACGTAAACCTTACAGGCGTTTTTCACTGTACGCAAGCAGTTGTACCGCACATGATTGCTCAAGGTAAAGGGAAAATTATTAGCACATCTTCGGTATCTGGCGTATATGGAAATGTTGGTCAAACAAACTATGCGGCGACAAAAGCAGGCGTAGTGGGAATGACAAAAACATGGGCTAAAGAGCTGGGGCGAAAAGGAATTAATGTAAACGCTGTAGCTCCCGGGTTTATTGAGACGGATATGGTGAAGGCGATGCCAGACAAAATCATTAATCAAATGAAATCCACTATTCCTTTACAAAGATTAGGTCAGCCTTCTGACATTGGTTATGCTTATCTTTATTTAGCATCTGATGAGTCCAACTATATTAACGGTACAACACTGCATGTAGATGGTGGAATCATGATGTAA
- a CDS encoding S9 family peptidase codes for MNHLKKRTVTIEDLYELKSVYNPQISPNGKSVVYTVRETKKIENAYETQLFMLDLETKRTKQLTYYKGNNHSPAWSPDGKWIAFLSDRSQTVQLYLLAVTGGEAEALTELEKGISNPIWSPYSDEIMFSTKVGEKAVRVEQNHEHPQPYEVERLLYKSDVSGYLKGEYTQVAVVKLKNKEVTFLTDGPYHHSVGCWAPDANSIVFCSSRGENPDLSLTMDVFILHRDTGKLTSITSETGYFHQVSCSPDGSYIAYTGNERTYGSASMNDIYIYQISNQKTACITAGIDLEVGDMVAGDFHFGRTTAGIMWSSNEEFYFVVSEKGSVGMYKGNVNGKLDPVLMDNAHVYGVSVLPNCEEAIVAISTFTHPGDLYSLNLKTEELVKLTNVNDLFLKHVQLTEAESFYATSMDGMHIHSWAVKAVATNDVSPTILEIHGGPHLMYGHTFMFEFQVLASKGFNILFSNPRGGRGYGQAFTDAVRGDYGGMDYTDLMAVTDEAIKRYSYVNEDKLGVTGGSYGGFMTNWIVGSTNRFKAAVTQRSISNWTSFYGVSDIGYYFTEWELKADIYENPEKLWNHSPLRLAENVKTPLLILHSEQDYRCPIEQAEQLYVALKRKNKEVEFIRFPESNHELSRSGKPNLRTARLKYLTSWFKRYLKQSK; via the coding sequence TTGAATCATTTAAAAAAGCGTACGGTAACGATAGAGGATTTGTATGAATTAAAGTCTGTGTATAATCCTCAGATTTCTCCAAATGGAAAAAGTGTAGTTTATACGGTTCGAGAAACGAAGAAAATAGAAAACGCGTATGAAACGCAGCTGTTTATGTTAGATCTTGAAACGAAAAGAACAAAGCAATTAACGTACTATAAAGGAAATAATCATTCTCCCGCCTGGTCCCCTGACGGCAAGTGGATTGCTTTTTTATCAGATCGCAGTCAAACCGTTCAGCTCTACCTATTAGCAGTGACAGGCGGAGAAGCAGAAGCACTCACAGAACTTGAAAAAGGCATTAGTAATCCAATATGGTCTCCTTATAGTGACGAAATTATGTTTTCCACAAAAGTAGGAGAAAAAGCTGTAAGAGTTGAACAAAATCATGAACATCCCCAGCCATACGAAGTGGAACGTTTGTTGTACAAATCCGATGTTAGCGGTTACTTAAAAGGTGAATATACGCAAGTTGCTGTAGTTAAACTTAAAAATAAAGAAGTGACGTTTTTAACGGATGGACCTTATCATCACTCTGTAGGATGCTGGGCCCCCGATGCAAACTCAATTGTATTTTGTAGCAGCCGAGGAGAGAATCCGGATCTATCGTTAACCATGGACGTGTTTATTTTGCATCGTGATACCGGAAAATTAACATCTATTACATCGGAAACAGGATATTTTCATCAAGTTTCGTGTTCACCAGATGGGTCATACATAGCTTACACTGGAAATGAACGTACATACGGATCGGCTTCAATGAATGACATATACATTTATCAGATCTCCAATCAAAAAACAGCTTGTATCACTGCTGGTATAGACTTAGAAGTAGGAGATATGGTAGCAGGAGATTTTCACTTTGGAAGAACCACAGCGGGAATTATGTGGAGCAGTAATGAAGAATTTTATTTTGTCGTAAGTGAAAAGGGTTCTGTAGGTATGTATAAAGGGAATGTGAATGGAAAGTTAGATCCGGTGCTTATGGATAATGCTCACGTATATGGCGTATCTGTTCTTCCCAATTGTGAGGAAGCTATCGTAGCAATCAGTACATTTACACATCCCGGAGATCTTTATTCTCTAAATTTAAAAACTGAGGAATTAGTGAAGCTGACAAATGTTAATGACTTATTTTTAAAGCATGTGCAGCTAACAGAAGCAGAATCTTTTTACGCGACTTCTATGGACGGTATGCATATCCACAGTTGGGCAGTAAAAGCTGTTGCCACCAACGATGTATCTCCAACAATTTTAGAAATTCACGGAGGTCCGCATCTTATGTATGGTCATACATTTATGTTTGAATTCCAAGTGCTTGCATCAAAAGGGTTCAATATCCTCTTTTCTAATCCAAGAGGCGGCAGAGGATATGGTCAAGCATTTACAGATGCTGTTCGAGGAGATTACGGAGGCATGGATTATACGGACTTGATGGCGGTGACCGACGAAGCAATTAAGCGCTACTCTTATGTTAATGAAGATAAGCTTGGCGTAACGGGAGGAAGCTACGGAGGGTTTATGACAAACTGGATTGTGGGAAGTACAAATCGTTTTAAAGCAGCGGTGACGCAACGGTCTATTTCAAATTGGACGAGTTTTTACGGCGTTAGTGATATTGGCTATTATTTTACCGAATGGGAATTAAAAGCTGATATTTATGAAAATCCGGAAAAACTTTGGAACCACTCGCCGCTTCGTTTAGCGGAGAACGTTAAAACACCGCTGTTAATCTTACATAGCGAACAGGATTATAGATGTCCAATTGAACAAGCTGAACAGCTTTATGTAGCACTGAAAAGAAAAAATAAAGAAGTAGAATTTATTCGTTTTCCTGAGTCTAACCATGAACTTTCTAGAAGCGGTAAGCCTAATTTACGAACGGCGAGACTAAAATATTTAACAAGCTGGTTTAAACGTTATTTAAAACAGTCTAAGTAA